Proteins from one Nicotiana tabacum cultivar K326 chromosome 23, ASM71507v2, whole genome shotgun sequence genomic window:
- the LOC107768799 gene encoding uncharacterized protein LOC107768799: MHRQSLGSPGSKLLHPHGVIIVGGRDDSSAVVTAAAEDSQKIMLMKDQAASPSLLEDEQVRKSIKSLNKSLSRAEKYIHLIPLLTFLCFLILYLSSHNPSDKDLAQFHGIEGFAKPIESANIDDELQRVLEGDVLAIRSIRNLQEIIDRQDPKHRLHRKLVDF, encoded by the exons ATGCATAGACAATCTCTGGGCTCACCGGGATCCAAGTTACTCCACCCACATGGAGTCATCATCGTCGGCGGCAGGGACGACTCCTCCGCCGTCGTCACGGCGGCGGCGGAGGACTCTCAGAAGATAATGTTGATGAAGGACCAAGCCGCCTCTCCTTCACTCTTAGAAGATGAACAAGTACGCAAGTCAATCAAGTCTCTTAATAAGTCATTGTCCAGAGCTGAGAAGTATATTCACCTCATTCCTCTTCTCACTTTCCTCTGCTTCCTCATCCTCTATCTCTCCTCGCATAATCCTTCTGATAAAG ATTTAGCTCAATTTCATGGAATTGAAGGCTTCGCCAAGCCTATAG AATCAGCAAATATTGATGACGAGTTGCAGAGAGTGTTAGAAGGCGATGTTTTAGCGATCCGAAGCATAAGGAACTTGCAAGAGATCATTGATAGACAGGATCCAAAACATCGGCTGCACCGGAAACTCGTCGATTTTTAA